The proteins below are encoded in one region of Thermus neutrinimicus:
- a CDS encoding serine/threonine-protein kinase, with translation MKAVSLAGKVLLNRYRVVRPLGQGALATVYLAFDRFGAPYALKVFPKGAETRRNREFWVGKQLSHPNLNPVLESLDLEEGPALLLAYAPGEEMGRWMGRHPKRPRALHVFRQLLMALAHMHGKGLVHRDVKPENIIVAGTDEAKLVDFDLSGPALEAFKKPLRVGTLAYLAPEQILGQSPGPEADVYAAGIILYWILSGEHPFVGGPEEVLLGHLQGAVPPIPSLGLEEQGYVERLLAKSPKERFPSAREALEAFPF, from the coding sequence GTGAAGGCGGTGAGCCTGGCGGGGAAGGTCCTTCTGAACCGATACCGGGTGGTGCGCCCCTTGGGCCAAGGGGCCTTGGCCACCGTCTACCTGGCCTTTGACCGCTTCGGCGCCCCCTACGCCCTCAAGGTTTTCCCCAAGGGGGCCGAGACCAGGCGCAACCGGGAGTTCTGGGTAGGCAAGCAGCTTTCCCACCCCAACCTGAACCCGGTTCTGGAAAGCCTGGACCTGGAGGAGGGCCCCGCCCTTCTCCTGGCCTACGCCCCCGGGGAGGAGATGGGGCGCTGGATGGGGCGCCACCCCAAGCGCCCCAGGGCCTTACACGTCTTCCGCCAGCTCCTCATGGCCTTGGCCCACATGCACGGCAAGGGCCTGGTGCACCGGGACGTGAAGCCGGAGAACATCATCGTGGCGGGAACGGACGAGGCCAAGCTGGTGGACTTTGACCTTTCGGGACCAGCCCTCGAGGCCTTCAAAAAACCCTTAAGGGTGGGCACTCTTGCCTACCTGGCCCCCGAGCAGATCCTGGGGCAAAGCCCGGGCCCCGAAGCGGACGTGTATGCGGCAGGCATCATCCTGTACTGGATTCTCTCGGGGGAACACCCCTTCGTGGGCGGGCCGGAGGAGGTTCTTCTCGGCCACCTGCAAGGGGCCGTGCCCCCCATACCTAGCCTGGGCCTCGAGGAGCAAGGCTATGTA